The genomic DNA GGAGACGATCTCGAGGAAGGACTCCCCATGGCTGCGCTCGTGCATCACGCCGCCCACCCCGATCTCCTCGTAGTACGTGAACAGCGAATGCATGGTCTCGGCGCGCAGGAAGAACCCCTTCTTCGAGGCGCCTGCGCCCCGCACCAGCTGCAGGTGCTCCGCGAGCGGCGACTCGGTGACCCTCGTGGTGTGCATGGCCCCGTTGCCGCCGCCCTCGACGTTCAGCCCGTACGCTCCGGCGATCGCCTCGATCAGCGTGGACTTCCCGGCACCGTTGTCCCCGGTCAGCACCGTGACCTGTCCGAGCTCGAGCCCGTCGAGCAGCAGCTGGCGCACCGGCGGCAGGGTCGCCGGCCAGGCCGTGAGGTCGGCGGGGACGAGGCGGTGCATGTGCACCGCGCGCAGCGGCAGGAGAGGCGGGAGGGGCACGTTCACACCCCGAAGGCGGCGGGGTAGACGATCGCTCCGGACGGTGCCGGTCGTGCCGGATCCAGGGCGAGGGCCAGGAACGCCTCCTCCGGCGCGTCGAAGGGGGCGGTGATGCCGACGCCGGTGGCCGGGGTGAATCCGAAGCGGGGGTAGTACGCCGGGTGGCCGAGCACCACGACGAGGTTCTCGCCCTGGGCGCGCGCCGCCTCGAGGCCCGCCCGGATCGCGGCGGATCCCGCTCCGCGGCGCTGGAAGGCGGGCAGCACGGCGCAGGGGGCGAGGGCCAACGCCGACTCTCCGCCGACGCTCGCCCGGGTCAGCAGGGCGTGGGCGACGACGCGGCCGTCCTCGTCGCAGGCAACGGTGGACAGCTCCGGGATCCATGCCGTCGGGTCCGCCCGCAGCGCCTCGATCAGGTCCGCCTCCTCCGAGGTGGGGAAGGCGGCGGTGGTCACGGCGCGGATCGCCGACGCGTCGTCGGGGCGTTCGGGCCGGGTTCGCCAGCGGGTCATGTCGTCCTCTTCCTGGGTGCGGGAGACCAGCCTGCCTCATCGGGAGTCGATAGGCTTCCCCCATGCCCCCGAACCGTTCCCGCACTCCGCTCATCATCGCGATCATCGCCGGTGTGGCGTGCCTGGGGCTCGCCCTGATCGTCGTGATCGCACTCGTCATCGGCGGGGTCCTGTTCACCTCCGGCGACGACGGCGATGAGCAGGGCGGCTCCTCCTCGAGCTCCTCCCAGGAGCTGGTTCCTCCTCCGGGGGTCGCCGAGGACCAGCCGTACCTCGAGCTCGGCACCTCGGCCGACGGACCGGTGGTCGATGTCTACGTCGACTTCCTCTGCCCGCACTGCGCGACCTTCGAGGACCTCCACGGCGAGGACCTCACTCAGCTGGCGAGCGACGGCGAGATCACCCTGCGCGTGCACCCGCGGCCCATGCTCGATGCCAACTCCAGCCCCGCCGGGTACTCGAGCCGTGCGGCGAACGCGGCCGTCTGCGCCTATGCGGAGGATCCGGCGCAGTGGTCCGCGGCCGAGACGGCGCTGTTCGAGAATCAGCCGGGCGAGGAGGGACTCACCGACGAGGAGCTGACCTCCGTGATCGACGAGGCGACCGGCCTGGACGTCTCCTCGTGCATCACCGAGGGCACCTACGTTCCCTGGATCCAGGACGTCGTCGAACCCGAGGCGCTGGAGACCACACAGGGAACACCGACGGTGCTCATCGACGGCGAGATGTTCACCGGGGACCTCGCCGAGCCCGGCTCCGTGAGGTCGGCGATCGAACAAGCCTGATCGACGTGCTGGCGAGGAACGAGCCGGCAGGAGACCAGGCAATCCGACACAGCCTGATCGACGTGCTGGCGAGGAACGAGCCGGCAGAAGACCAGGCAATCCGATCGTCAGTGACCGCGCAGGGCCGCTACTCCTCGCTGACCTGGTGCGTGATCGCGCCGCCGTCCTCGGGGATCTCAGCACCCTCGCGCACCTGCTCGATCCGGGCGACGTCGATGTCCACGCCGCCCTCGATCCCGGACACCCTTCCGTCGAAGCGCAGCTGCCACACCGCCCAGTCGGACTGCGGGGGGCGCCCTCCGGCGGAGAACAGCCAGTCCGGGCGGGGGTCGGTGACCGGCAGACCGTAGTGGCTGCGCCATTCGCTGGAGGAGTAGATGACCAGGCGTCGACCCCAGGCCTCCTCGACCTTCGCGGTGAAGGCGTCGATCTCCGCCTGCGCGTCGACGCCACCTGGGCGTTCCTCGCAGGCGCCGTCGAACTCGAGGTCGAGCGCGGGTGGGAGCGCGGAGTCGTCCGGGGGCGCGGCCGCGAGGAAGTCAGCGGCCTGCTCCTCGCCCGAGGAGCACAGCGTGAAGTAGTGGTAGGCCCCGGGAGTGACGCCGGCGGCGCGGGCGCCGTCCCAATTCTGGGCGAAGGTGGAGTCGGTGTAGCCAGCTCCCTCGGTGGCCTTGAGGTAGGCGAAGCCGTACCCGTCGGCGGCGACCTTCTCCCAGTCGATCTCGCCCTGGTGGGCGGAGACGTCCACGCCCATCACCTCGTCCGCGCCGAGCGCGATGCCGCCGGGGAGATTCTCCACGGCACGGGCGTCGGTGCCGGTGGTGGCGACCTCCATCGCGGTGTCGTCCGCCTCGAAGGGCTGTCGCTGCTCGGCGACCTCCCCGCCCCCACCGCGGACGGCTCCGACGAGAAGTGCGGTGCAGCCGCCGAGGACGGCGACCAGGATCACTGCGAGGGCACCGGCGACGAGTTGGCGGCGTCGGACCTGCTCGGGAGTGAATCGGGGCACACGCGGGAGGCTACCGGAGGGGCGACGACGGGGGCGGGAGGACGCGGCGCGTCGGCCTCAGTCGGCGAACAGCTGGGCGAAGGCGCGCAGGAGCCGCGGCGGCTCGTCGGCGGTGCGGCTCTGAAGGGCGGTGAAGATGTCCTCCATCTCGTCGGGCGAGAAGTACCCGTGGTCGCGGTAGACACGGGCTCGCTCGATGATCGAGGCGATATCGAGCTCGGGATGGAACTGGGTGGCGTACTGCCGGGTGCCGACGCGGAACATCTGCACGGGGGCGGTGGCCCCGGTGGCGAGCGCGGTCGCATGCTCGGGCAGGGTGTGCACGGCTTCCTTGTGGCCGACGAGGCCGGTGAAGGTGTCGCTCAACTCCGCCTCCCTGACCAGTGGGTCCTCGCGCCCGTCGTGCGTGAGGGTCACCTCGACGGCGCCGAGCGGCTCCCCGAAGGTGCGGTCGATGCGCGCGCCCTGATGGACGCCGAGGGTGCCGATCCCGTAGCAGGCGCCGAGGAAGGGGATGTCCTCGGCGATCACCCGGTCGAGCACCCGGAAGATCTCGGCCTCGGCGCGCTTCTCCGCGGCGGACTTAACCTCCGACGGGTCGGAGACGGTGAAGGGGCTGCCGCACAGGATGATCCCGGAGATGTCGCCGGCGTGCAGGTCGGGGAAGGGATCGCGGTCGAGCCGCGCCCAGATCAGGTTCTCTTCGCGCAACCCGCTGAAGGCGAGCACCGAGGCCCGTTCGGTGAGGGCGACGTCGCCCTCGGGTCGGGTGGCGATCTGCACGAACGGTTTCACGCGAGAATGTTAGCGGTCCGTGCCGGGCACATCGTCCATCCGAGCCGGGCACCCCGTCCGAGCCGGTCACCCTGTCCGTCCGCACCCCGCCACCCGCCGTCGAAGGAGACGCCCATGACCACATCGCACACCTCAGCCGGGATCTCACGCGAGGCGGTCCTCGACGTCGCCGCCCTGCTCCCGGAGTGGCTCGAGACGGCCCGCCACCTGCGCCGACAGTCCGGGCTACAGGCCGCGATCTGGCACGACGGGGAACTGGTAGCGGAGGTCGCCGTCGGGGAGGCGGACCTGGCGACCGGGACCCCGCTGCGACCGACGCACCGGCTGCGGATCGCCTCGCACTCGAAGATGATCACGGCGATGGCGATCCTGCGGCTGCGGGAACTGGGACGGATCCGGCTCGACGACGCGCTCGGGGACCACGTCG from Brachybacterium sacelli includes the following:
- a CDS encoding glutamine amidotransferase, producing the protein MKPFVQIATRPEGDVALTERASVLAFSGLREENLIWARLDRDPFPDLHAGDISGIILCGSPFTVSDPSEVKSAAEKRAEAEIFRVLDRVIAEDIPFLGACYGIGTLGVHQGARIDRTFGEPLGAVEVTLTHDGREDPLVREAELSDTFTGLVGHKEAVHTLPEHATALATGATAPVQMFRVGTRQYATQFHPELDIASIIERARVYRDHGYFSPDEMEDIFTALQSRTADEPPRLLRAFAQLFAD
- a CDS encoding glycoside hydrolase family 25 protein, whose translation is MPRFTPEQVRRRQLVAGALAVILVAVLGGCTALLVGAVRGGGGEVAEQRQPFEADDTAMEVATTGTDARAVENLPGGIALGADEVMGVDVSAHQGEIDWEKVAADGYGFAYLKATEGAGYTDSTFAQNWDGARAAGVTPGAYHYFTLCSSGEEQAADFLAAAPPDDSALPPALDLEFDGACEERPGGVDAQAEIDAFTAKVEEAWGRRLVIYSSSEWRSHYGLPVTDPRPDWLFSAGGRPPQSDWAVWQLRFDGRVSGIEGGVDIDVARIEQVREGAEIPEDGGAITHQVSEE
- a CDS encoding DsbA family protein, with amino-acid sequence MPPNRSRTPLIIAIIAGVACLGLALIVVIALVIGGVLFTSGDDGDEQGGSSSSSSQELVPPPGVAEDQPYLELGTSADGPVVDVYVDFLCPHCATFEDLHGEDLTQLASDGEITLRVHPRPMLDANSSPAGYSSRAANAAVCAYAEDPAQWSAAETALFENQPGEEGLTDEELTSVIDEATGLDVSSCITEGTYVPWIQDVVEPEALETTQGTPTVLIDGEMFTGDLAEPGSVRSAIEQA
- a CDS encoding GNAT family N-acetyltransferase; translation: MTRWRTRPERPDDASAIRAVTTAAFPTSEEADLIEALRADPTAWIPELSTVACDEDGRVVAHALLTRASVGGESALALAPCAVLPAFQRRGAGSAAIRAGLEAARAQGENLVVVLGHPAYYPRFGFTPATGVGITAPFDAPEEAFLALALDPARPAPSGAIVYPAAFGV
- a CDS encoding ATP-binding cassette domain-containing protein produces the protein MPLPPLLPLRAVHMHRLVPADLTAWPATLPPVRQLLLDGLELGQVTVLTGDNGAGKSTLIEAIAGAYGLNVEGGGNGAMHTTRVTESPLAEHLQLVRGAGASKKGFFLRAETMHSLFTYYEEIGVGGVMHERSHGESFLEIVSERSRIGGLWLLDEPESALSLSGCLALLGLLQDLAGDGAQIILSTHSPVLAAMPGADLYEVGQWGLQPTEYDDLELVRTWRSFLEAPGRFLRHLD